A region of Lycium barbarum isolate Lr01 chromosome 3, ASM1917538v2, whole genome shotgun sequence DNA encodes the following proteins:
- the LOC132630443 gene encoding uncharacterized protein LOC132630443 isoform X1 — protein MDWIPNATNMVELLYNFCHQHQVGLCIKVLDSIPQENAVPDVYKEEAERHLVKATNLNPRLLDAWNCLDGCIAKKGDYHGAKNCFEFVLRMAPNSSVILRQLAQLELQFAPGEFRPLLKLLTLKF, from the exons ATGGATTGGATTCCAAATGCGACTAATATGGTGGAATTGCTCTACAATTTTTGCCACCAGCATCAAGTCGGTTTGTGCATCAAAGTCCTCGATTCAATTCCTcaag AAAATGCAGTTCCTGATGTTTATAAGGAGGAAGCAGAGCGTCATCTAGTCAAAGCT ACAAATTTGAATCCACGTCTGCTGGATGCTTGGAATTGCCTTGACGGGTGCATTGCCAAGAAAGGAGATTACCATGGAGCTAAAAACTGCTTTGAATTTGTCCTTAGAATG GCTCCAAATAGCAGCGTAATTTTACGTCAACTTGCACAGCTTGAACTGCAATTTGCACCAGGTGAATTTAGGCCACTACTAAAGCTTCTAACTTTGAAGTTTTAA
- the LOC132630443 gene encoding uncharacterized protein LOC132630443 isoform X2, whose amino-acid sequence MRLIWWNCSTIFATSIKSVCASKSSIQFLKTNLNPRLLDAWNCLDGCIAKKGDYHGAKNCFEFVLRMAPNSSVILRQLAQLELQFAPGEFRPLLKLLTLKF is encoded by the exons ATGCGACTAATATGGTGGAATTGCTCTACAATTTTTGCCACCAGCATCAAGTCGGTTTGTGCATCAAAGTCCTCGATTCAATTCCTcaag ACAAATTTGAATCCACGTCTGCTGGATGCTTGGAATTGCCTTGACGGGTGCATTGCCAAGAAAGGAGATTACCATGGAGCTAAAAACTGCTTTGAATTTGTCCTTAGAATG GCTCCAAATAGCAGCGTAATTTTACGTCAACTTGCACAGCTTGAACTGCAATTTGCACCAGGTGAATTTAGGCCACTACTAAAGCTTCTAACTTTGAAGTTTTAA
- the LOC132630335 gene encoding uncharacterized protein LOC132630335 → MRSGNPKFSNLQGIRDLAKALVEANLVDTYSLVYLLVKLTLILHVATATVERAFSSMKRIQNEVRNSIGDQYLNDCLVCYIERDVFTNVSNDVIIDHFQKVKPHRGQL, encoded by the coding sequence ATGCGAAGTGGTAATCCCAAGTTCTCCAACTTGCAAGGAATTCGTGATTTGGCAAAAGCATTGGTTGAGGCAAATCTTGTGGATACTTATTCACTTGTTTATTTACTTGTGAAATTAACTCTGATCTTACATGTTGCTACCGCAACTGTGGAGAGAGCATTCTCATCTATGAAGCGGATCCAAAATGAAGTGCGGAATAGCATTGGTGATCAATATTTGAatgattgtttagtttgttaCATAGAGCGTGATGTATTTACAAATGTAAGTAATGATGTCATCATTGATCATTTTCAGAAGGTGAAACCTCATCGAGGacaattgtaa
- the LOC132630442 gene encoding L-type lectin-domain containing receptor kinase IV.1-like, with product MCFNLLILVALFLVNFAPASCEVDAFIYNGFQSRNLSLDGIAEVTSNGLLLLTNSTVQDQGHAFYPNPIHFKNKPDGNAFSFSTTFVFAIRSDNRPLDGHGLIFIIVPQRGIRGAVANHYLGLFNSTNNGNRSNRVVGIEIDTIFSDEFGDVDNNHVGIDINGLKSVAAKTAGYFDGTGLFHNLTLISGQPMQVWVDYEGSNKQINVTLAPLHVGKPVRPLLTLKYDLSPILDQIMYVGFSSSTGSVPTHHYILGWSFKTNGKAQELSQLPNLPRLARKGASRFVMIGFPLISLVSLVVATSILVYYVKRKKYQELLEDWEREYRPQRFKYKDLYKATKGFREKELLGAGGFGKVYKGVMPITKLEIAVKKISHESRQGMKEFVSEIVSIGRIQHRNVVPLLGYCRRKGELLLVYEYMSNGSLDKYLYDQPRFTLDWNQRFRVIRGVASGLFFLHEECDHVVVHRDVKASNVLLDGEVNGRLGDFGLARLYGHGTDPQTTRVVGTLGYLAPEHTRTGRATPSTDVFSFGAFLLEVACGRRPIQPRQDGDDFILVDWVFSCWNRGNILEAVDPNIGIDFVPGQVELVLKLGLFCSHSEPSFRPTMRQILLFLDGVVALPELSELGVSSAGLTFDHRGGFDDFVKSYPSSSVNAHSCSPSVTDSSLIADDS from the coding sequence ATGTGCTTCAATCTTCTCATACTAGTAGCTCTCTTCTTAGTTAATTTTGCACCAGCTTCTTGTGAAGTTGATGCATTCATTTACAATGGATTTCAATCAAGGAATCTTAGCTTGGATGGCATAGCAGAGGTCACATCCAATGGCCTTTTGCTATTAACAAATTCTACAGTACAAGATCAGGGCCATGCTTTCTATCCAAATCCAATTCATTTCAAGAATAAACCAGATGGTAATGCATTTTCTTTCTCTACAACCTTTGTGTTCGCCATAAGGTCGGATAATCGACCTTTGGATGGTCATGGACTAATTTTCATTATCGTACCACAGAGAGGAATTCGGGGGGCTGTGGCAAACCACTATCTTGGCCTTTTTAACTCAACCAATAATGGGAATAGATCAAACCGGGTTGTTGGAATTGAGATCGATACGATCTTTAGCGACGAATTTGGTGATGTCGATAACAATCATGTTGGAATTGATATAAATGGATTGAAGTCTGTAGCAGCTAAAACAGCAGGTTATTTTGATGGTACTGGTTTGTTTCATAACTTGACTCTAATTAGTGGCCAGCCAATGCAAGTTTGGGTTGATTATGAAGGCAGTAATAAGCAAATTAATGTAACATTAGCTCCATTACATGTGGGAAAACCAGTTAGGCCACTTTTGACTTTGAAATATGATCTTTCACCAATTCTTGATCAGATTATGTATGTTGGTTTTTCATCATCAACTGGTTCAGTCCCAACACATCATTATATCTTAGGATGGAGCTTCAAGACAAATGGGAAAGCTCAAGAACTCTCTCAACTTCCTAATCTTCCTCGTCTTGCGCGCAAAGGGGCATCAAGATTTGTAATGATAGGGTTCCCACTGATCTCTTTGGTTTCACTTGTTGTAGCAACCTCAATATTGGTTTATTATGTAAAAAGGAAGAAGTATCAAGAACTTCTTGAAGATTGGGAACGCGAGTATAGACCGCAAAGGTTCAAGTATAAAGATTTGTACAAAGCCACTAAGGGATTTAGAGAAAAGGAGCTATTGGGAGCTGGAGGATTTGGTAAAGTTTACAAAGGAGTGATGCCTATCACCAAACTTGAGATAGCTGTAAAGAAGATATCTCATGAATCAAGACAAGGGATGAAGGAATTTGTTTCGGAGATTGTAAGCATAGGTCGTATACAACACAGGAATGTAGTACCACTTTTGGGTTATTGTAGGCGAAAAGGGGAGTTACTTTTGGTTTATGAATACATGTCTAATGGAAGTCTAGACAAGTATTTATACGACCAACCAAGATTCACCCTCGATTGGAACCAAAGATTCAGAGTTATTAGAGGTGTAGCCTCAGGACTATTTTTCCTACACGAAGAATGTGACCATGTAGTTGTTCATAGAGATGTTAAAGCCAGTAATGTCTTGTTGGATGGTGAAGTAAATGGAAGGCTAGGAGACTTTGGACTTGCAAGGCTATATGGTCATGGGACCGATCCTCAAACTACTCGTGTCGTTGGTACTCTTGGTTACCTTGCACCAGAGCATACCAGAACTGGCAGGGCAACACCTAGTACCGATGTATTTTCATTTGGGGCTTTTTTGCTTGAAGTTGCTTGTGGTAGGAGACCGATACAGCCAAGACAAGACGGCGATGATTTTATTTTGGTCGATTGGGTGTTCTCGTGTTGGAATAGGGGTAATATTCTTGAGGCTGTTGATCCAAACATAGGCATTGATTTTGTTCCAGGGCAAGTGGAGTTGGTCTTAAAGCTAGGTTTGTTCTGCTCTCATTCAGAGCCTTCGTTTAGGCCAACCATGCGACAAATCTTGTTGTTCTTGGATGGTGTTGTGGCCTTACCAGAATTATCAGAACTCGGTGTCTCCTCAGCTGGACTAACATTTGACCATCGCGGAGGTTTTGATGATTTTGTCAAGTCGTATCCATCTTCTTCGGTTAATGCACATTCCTGCTCTCCATCCGTAACAGACTCCTCTCTGATTGCCGATGATTCATGA